Proteins encoded by one window of Bacteroidota bacterium:
- a CDS encoding T9SS type A sorting domain-containing protein, giving the protein MKQSTVIFFFLFNLAFPLFGQISYGGIPESFKYNLKSAVTLIDLPQVDTLALIREDNEIKANRQKPFRFAKTFTVNYNTVNSGAWRTLANGDKIWQIELRSKGAHSLNVIFNDFELPVGARVFVYDEKRTQILGAFTEKNNSDSHILPVSPIRGDDLVVEYFVPSTCNNNGKLSIGQVAHDYKNIFRHVSLKDGNYGRSGSCQVDVSCDAGKNWQNERNSVCRLIINGNTLCTGVLLNDASGDGKPYLLTANHCVDTNDKASTLLMAFEYESPYCGGPDGVTTKSLTGAKLLATTDKIDFALVELSTVPPFSYHPYFAGWNRDTTAPQSGTIIHHPEGDVKKISFDNNPLITGNFGDTYDQNSHWFVAHYNMGSTEGGSSGGPLFDQNHKIVGVLTGGDANCTSPDKDYYSKFSRAWSDYSASSSQLAAWLDANSTGVTQIGGLDPYSAFKQQCDTVTNIQSGEEVTVYPFSGGWGSWTGHNSGKYSRFAEKISGFSSSNITGVFLNVAKAAWQYAYSSIDVKLWAGGNVPGSELASVTVPLENMKYPGDNFVEFNSVVTVQGDFYVGYEINYNYKDTFSLYQAKDRGSTGLNSAYVYSSTGWKAFKDMNNGFNTALDLKTVDCSSKKSTTETAVSQIELAASIFPVPAKDYLYVNIAETSNTDITLRLFDITGKMVSSEVEPGGTRTILLDLSRIKNGFYVLKVNSGNKQLIRKISVIK; this is encoded by the coding sequence ATGAAACAGTCAACCGTCATTTTCTTTTTTTTGTTTAATCTGGCATTCCCTTTATTCGGGCAGATCAGTTATGGCGGTATACCTGAAAGTTTTAAGTACAATTTAAAATCGGCTGTTACCCTGATTGATCTACCCCAAGTGGATACTCTTGCCCTTATAAGGGAAGATAATGAAATAAAAGCCAACAGGCAAAAGCCATTCAGGTTTGCCAAAACTTTTACAGTGAATTATAATACAGTCAACTCGGGAGCATGGAGAACCTTAGCCAATGGAGATAAGATATGGCAGATTGAGTTGCGTTCCAAAGGGGCTCATTCATTGAATGTTATTTTTAATGATTTTGAACTTCCCGTAGGGGCAAGGGTTTTTGTGTATGATGAGAAAAGAACCCAGATACTTGGGGCATTTACTGAAAAGAATAATAGTGATTCGCATATTCTTCCTGTATCTCCAATACGGGGAGATGATCTGGTGGTTGAATACTTCGTGCCGTCGACCTGTAATAATAACGGTAAGTTGAGCATTGGACAGGTTGCTCATGATTACAAAAATATTTTCAGGCATGTATCCTTAAAGGACGGAAACTATGGCCGTTCGGGCAGTTGTCAGGTTGATGTTTCATGTGATGCCGGCAAAAACTGGCAAAATGAAAGAAATTCAGTATGCAGGTTAATCATCAATGGCAATACCCTGTGTACAGGGGTACTTCTTAACGATGCTTCGGGAGATGGAAAGCCATACCTGCTTACAGCCAACCATTGCGTGGATACTAATGATAAAGCATCTACCTTGCTGATGGCCTTTGAATACGAGAGCCCTTATTGCGGAGGGCCTGATGGCGTTACCACAAAATCTCTGACCGGAGCAAAATTATTGGCCACAACCGATAAAATTGATTTTGCCCTGGTTGAACTGAGCACTGTTCCTCCCTTTTCGTACCATCCCTATTTTGCAGGGTGGAACAGGGATACTACTGCACCCCAGTCAGGGACTATCATTCATCATCCGGAAGGAGATGTGAAAAAAATTTCATTTGACAATAACCCCTTAATAACCGGGAATTTTGGGGATACTTATGACCAGAATTCACACTGGTTTGTAGCTCATTATAATATGGGCAGTACAGAGGGCGGATCTTCAGGAGGACCATTGTTTGATCAGAACCATAAAATAGTTGGCGTTCTTACCGGAGGTGATGCTAATTGTACAAGTCCTGATAAAGATTATTATTCAAAATTCAGCCGTGCATGGAGCGATTATTCAGCTTCTTCGTCCCAGCTTGCTGCCTGGCTGGATGCGAACTCGACCGGAGTGACACAGATTGGCGGGCTTGATCCATATTCTGCTTTTAAACAGCAATGCGATACTGTTACTAATATTCAGTCAGGGGAAGAAGTTACGGTTTATCCTTTCTCCGGAGGATGGGGAAGCTGGACGGGACATAACTCCGGTAAATATAGCCGCTTCGCAGAAAAAATATCCGGATTTTCTTCATCAAACATAACCGGTGTCTTTTTAAATGTTGCAAAAGCTGCCTGGCAGTATGCCTATTCATCAATTGATGTGAAACTATGGGCAGGAGGCAATGTCCCGGGGAGTGAATTGGCTTCGGTTACAGTTCCCCTGGAAAACATGAAATATCCCGGGGATAATTTTGTGGAGTTTAATTCCGTTGTGACAGTCCAGGGCGATTTTTACGTTGGTTACGAAATAAATTACAATTATAAGGATACTTTCTCCTTATATCAGGCCAAAGACAGGGGCAGTACGGGTTTAAACTCAGCCTATGTCTATAGTTCTACCGGTTGGAAAGCCTTCAAGGATATGAACAATGGATTCAATACTGCACTTGATTTAAAGACCGTAGATTGTTCCTCAAAGAAATCAACCACTGAAACTGCGGTATCGCAAATTGAACTGGCAGCTTCCATATTTCCTGTCCCTGCAAAAGATTATCTTTATGTAAATATAGCTGAAACTTCAAATACCGATATAACCCTCAGGTTGTTTGATATCACCGGTAAAATGGTTTCTTCTGAGGTTGAACCAGGCGGTACTAGGACCATCCTCCTCGATTTGAGCCGGATAAAAAACGGCTTTTACGTGTTAAAAGTTAATTCGGGTAACAAACAACTTATTCGTAAAATTTCCGTGATCAAATAA